The DNA sequence TGAAAATTGAAGTATGGTCCGATTTTGTCTGCCCGTTTTGCTATATCGGCAAACGCCGATTGGAACAGGCGCTTGAGCCATTTCCGCACCGGGAAGACGTTGAAATCGTATTCCGCAGCTTTGAACTCGATCCAAACGCACCAAACGAGACCCCATTGACGATTCATGAAATCATCGCCAACAAATACGGCATTTCGCTCGAGGAAGCGAAGCGGGCGAACGCCGATATCGGCCGGCAGGCGGAGGCGGTCGGTTTGACGTTCCGCTTTGACACGATGAAGCCGACGAATACGTTTGACGCCCACCGGTTGGCTCAATATGCGAATGAAAAAGGAAAGCTTCAAGATGTCGTCGAGCGGTTGTTTTACGCCTATTTTACGGAGTCGAAGCGAATCAGCGACCGCAATGTGCTGCTTGCGATCGCCGAAGCAGCCGGGCTTGACCGGACGGAAGCGGAAGAAGTGTTGGCCAGCGGCCGCTACACACAAGAGGTGCGCCGCGATGAGGAAGAAGCGGCGGCGTTGGGCGTCCGCGGCGTGCCGTTTTTCGTTCTGAACCGGAAGTATGCGATTTCCGGCGCCCAGCCGGTTGAGGTGTTCCGGCGGGCGCTGGAGAAGGTATGGGAGGAAGAACAATCGCGGCCGCTGCAGCCGCTGTCGACTGATCAAGGCGGGACGTGCACCGACGAAGGGTGCTCTATTTAAGAAAATAAATCAAAAGGAAAAGCCGGTTAGGGATGCCTAGCCGGCTTTTTTGCGAAGCCCCATAATGAAACAATGGGAGAGAAGATTAACCGCGTTTCACAAACAGCGGCAAGTCCGTATGCCCCATGCCGCGGACGTAGACGAACAGCTGGCCTTTATGATGAATTTCGTGATCCATTGCCATTTGCAACAACTGTTTGGTTGGAATTTGAATGCCGAAAATCGATGTTAAATCGAGCGTTCGGTCGAAGTCGTCATCGCGCATCGATTCGATGAGCTGCTTCGTTTTTTCCGTATACGAATCCACCAGCTTGGCCAAATTCGTCTCCGATTCCTCGATTTTTTGCCGGAACAGCGATGGATCGCCGTGTTTCGCCGTGTTGGCGAAATTGTAGAAGCTGAACAGCATATGTGTCGCCAGCTGCTTTGCTGTCATCGAGGTCGGCGTCGGTTTGTAATCATAATGCGCCTCGTCGATTTTGTGGATCAATTCCATCGTGACATGGCGGTGGGAAAGGAAATATTGCACCCATTGTTGTGCGCGGGACATGCGTATTCCTCCTTTGGAATTCATTTCCTCGTCCTATTATACCACAAATAGAGGAAATGTTGGCGGCTAGTGTTTCTCCTTGTTTTGGTCCTTTGCCTGTCACCTTTTCCTTTCAAATGCTTATTCTATTAATAAAATAAGGAAAAATGTGGAGTGGATGTCCCTATATTGTCTTCGTGAAAAACGCCGGACATGTAAGGAAGGGGAGAAAACGACGATGCCGAAAATTTTTATTGACCCCGGTCATGGGGGAAGAGATACCGGAGCGATCGGCAACGGGTTGTTGGAGAAAGACATTACGTTGTTTATCGCTCTTGAAATCAACCGTCTGCTGCAAAATGAGTATGAAGGAGTGTTGGTGCAGCTGAGTCGGACAAAAGATGAAACGGTGCCGCTTGAGGAGCGGACCGATCGGGCCAATCAATGGGGGGCGGATTTATACGTGTCGATTCATGTGAATGCCGGTGGCGGCACGGGGTATGAAGATTATATTTATAATCGGCTTGATGACGATTCGGTAACAGCCCGCATCCGCGATGCCATTCATGAAGAAGTCGTCAAGGCTACAGGATTTCGCGACCGTGGGAAAAAGAAAGCAAACTTCCATGTGCTGCGCGAAACAGTGATGCCGGCGGTGCTCACGGAGAATGGATTTATTGATCGAAAAGAGGATGCAGAAAAATTGAATGACACCCAGTTTTTGCGAACAGTCGCCCGTGGGCATGTGAATGGAATGGCACGGGCATTGGATCTGACAAAAAATCAAACCTCTTTTTAACTTCCCTCCGAAAGAAGTCTCCTACTTCTAAACGTGAAGGTGCGCCAGCACCAGTGAAAGTGGGAGATGAATTTCGGTTGGCGTTAGCCAACGAATAGGATAGAATATGGCTAGAACGGACACCTTCGGAACGAAGGGAAGCGTAAAGGGTTCTTGTGTGTAGCTTACCGTTCAGCGAACACACACAAGTCGCTTGAAGCCCCCACCTCTAAGCGAAGCGTAGGTGGTGGGTAGTTCACCGCGTGTGACAGTGGATGGAACGCAAGTCGAGGCATTTGCGGAGAAGGAAAATGTGCTGTGTCAAGTGGAGCGTTATTTAGGAAGAGCGAAGCGGATTGTGCTTGAACAAGTCGAGGAATGACGGGAATGCTTGCCTAGTTTCAGCTGGGCGAGCGTTTTTTTGTCCGTTTGTCCTAGAAGGGTAGTGATGGAGTGAAAAAAACACGAAAAACACGGTGTTCTCAAGTTGAGAAGCCTTTTAAAACCAGGCCTTCTCTCGCGCCCCAAAACACTGATTAAGCGAAAGTCACCGTTTTTCACCGGCCTTCTAGAAAAAAAGAGGGAAGCGCTTATTGTGCGCTTCCCTCTTCATTTTCGCGTTTGTTGTAATCGTATTTCGACGGATCGACCGGTTCGAAGCCTTTTGGGGTATAGAACCGGAGCAAATCGCCGTAAACAACCTTATCCGACAGGTCGAGCTTCGTGCGGACGATTTGTTCGAGACGTTGAATCTCCGGCGTTTCTTCAAGCGGCTCGCCCGTTTTCGTATCATAGTACTTGCCGTTGACCGCTGTCACGGTTGGCGTTACGAAGTCACCGTTGCGGAACGGGATGATTTCTTGATGGTCCGGCGACAACAAGTCCGTTCCGAAGTGGACGTAATTTTTCGTGTCGATGCCAAGCAAATGCAACAAAGTCGGCAACAAGTCGATTTGGCCGCCGAATTCATGAATGACGCCGCCTTTTATGCCTGGGACATGGATGAACAGCGGCACTCGTTGTAACTGGGCGTGTTCATACGGCGTGATTTCCTTGCCTAAAATTTGCGACATGGCCTTGTTGTGATTTTCCGAAATGCCATAATGGTCGCCGTACAAAATAATGACCGAGCGGTCGTACAGACCGGATTTTTTCAAGTAATCAAAGAACTCTTTGATGGCCTCATCCAAGTAGCGGGCCGTTTGGAAGTAACGGTCGACCGTTCCGTCTCCCGTCGTTGCCGGCGGGATTGTGGCATCTTCCTCGCTGATCGGGTACGGGAAGTGGTTCGACAGTGTAATAAATTTCACATAGAACGGCTCTTTCAACGTTTCCAACAGCGGGATCGACTCCCGGAAGAACGGTTTGTCTTTCAACCCGTAGTTCAAGACGTCCTCGTCGTTCATATCATAGTAGCTGGCGTCAAAGAAATGATCGAACCCGAACGATTTGTAAATTTCATCGCGGTTCCAGAACGATTTGTAGTTGCCGTGGAAAACCGCGCTTGTGTAACCGTATTGGCGCAAAATGGCAGGAGCCGCATGGTACGTATTTTGCCCTTTCGTCGTGAAGACGGCCCCTTGCGGCAGGCCATAGAGCGAGTTTTCGAGCATAAACTCTGCGTCCGATGTTTTCCCTTGACCCGTTTGATGGAAGAAGTTATCGAAATAGAATGTGTTCGGATCGCGGGTGAGCGAGTTTAAAAACGGCGTCACTTCCTGGCCATTCAGTTTGTAGTTGATTAAAAAGTTTTGGAATGACTCCAAGTGAATATAGATGACGTTCATTCCTTTGGCGACGCCGAAATACTTCGGATTCGGCTCGGCATATGTCGCCTGCACATGGTTCAATACGGTTGTGATGTCGCTTTTGTTCGCGAACGCCCGTTGTGTCGACGATTTCATGCTTTGGATCGTGTCATAGATCAAGTAGTTGTATACCCCTAAATATTTGACGATATAGTTGCGGTCAAACGTTCTAGTCAACAGCTGCGGGCGGTCGGCTTCCGCGAGCGCCAAGTTGACGCTGAACATTAAAATGGCCGAAGCAAAAATAACGCCTTTTTTGACGCGACCGGCCCGCACCGGCGGAAGCGGGAACCGTTTCGAGAACACGATCACTGCCAAAATGATCGTGTCCAAGAAATAAAGCGGGTCATACCATCTGAGCAATTCCAAAATGCTGCCGCCGAGATCGCCAAAGTTTTTCGTTTGCGTCAACGTCGGCAATGTAATAAAATCGCTGAAAAAGCGATAATAGACGATATTGGCGTATAAAATGAACGACAAAATGAGATTAATAGTAACGAGCCGCCTATATACCCGTGTTTCTCTGCCCAATAGGGCTAAGCCAAAGAAAAACACCGCCGAGCTGATCGGATTGATCAACAGCAAAAACTCCTGCATGGAGTTGCTGATGCCAAGGTTAAATTCCGCTAGATAGGCGACATACGTCTTCAGCCAAAACAAGAGCACCGCCAAAATAAAAAAACCAATATATTGGTTAGGGAGAGAACGGCATTTTGTCAACAATTTCTTTCCAATCGTTTTCACGTTCTCTTCTCCTCCTTTGTCTCGTATTCTCGAAAGATCCATTTCTATTTCTATTCTTCTATGAACAGCTTCCGCGCATAGCAGCCAGCATTTTGTCCTGACATCATTTTACATCGGAACGTCTCCATGTCAAGTAGCATAATACGTCTTTTGCCAAAAGTCAATGGAATGTTTTTTAAGGATTGACGGGCGCCTCCCTCCTTGCCACCTCGTTTCCCTGTATGGCGATGGACTGCCACTCATATATGACGAATGGAAATCGAAAAGGTTTCAACTGCCCTTCTGAAAACGTCCCGATGCGCGTGGCCATGCCCTTTACCCATTTTATTAGACAACGAGGACATTATGATAAAAATTATTGGCTGTACCGGAATCGGCTTGTTTTTGGTATATTTTTTCTATGCATTATCCACAAACTATAAGGAAGAACTGGATGAAGGGAAAGAGGTAAGCCATGCCAATGAATCCGAAAGGCAAATTTTTTGATCCGCCGAAAATTCTCGTGTCCGGATTTGCGCTCATTATTTTGATTGGAGCGCTGCTGTTGATGCTTCCTGTTGCGACCGTGGATGGAAAGGGGTTGCCGTTTTTAGACGCGCTGTTTACAGCGACTTCCGCGACGTGCGTAACTGGACTTGTTGTCGTCGACACCGGGACGACGTTTACCCTGTTTGGCCAGCTTGTCATTTTGGCGCTCATTCAAGTCGGTGGGCTCGGATTTATGACGTTTGCGACGCTGTTTGCCTTTTTGTTTGGCAAACGCATTTCGTTGAAAGAACGGCTCATCCTCCAAGAGGCGCTCAATAATTTGACGATCGAGGGCATCGTTCGGCTCGTCAAACGCATTTTCCTTTTTACTGTTGTGATTGAAGGGATCGGCGGGGTGTTGCTCTCAATCCGCTTTGCCTTTGACATGCCGCTCGGCCGGGCGATTTACTTTGGCTTTTTCCATGCGATTTCGAATTTTAACAACGCCGGGTTTGATTTAATGGGTGAGTTCCGCAGCTTGACCGGCTATGTGGACGATCCGGTCGTCAGCCTTGTTGTGCCGATTTTGATTATTTTAGGTGGAATCGGCTTTATTGTCATGAATGAAGTGTACGAGTATAGGCAGATGCGCCGCCTTTCCCTTCATACGAAGGTCGTCGCCATTACGACGGCATGGCTGCTAGTAGCCAGCATGGCGCTGATATTGCTGCTGGAGTGGAACAATCCGAAGACGATGGGGCCGCTGTCGCTCTCAGGCAAGTTTCTGTCCGCGTTTTACCAGGCGGTCACTCCGAGAACGGCGGGCTCGAATACGCTTAACATCCCGGATTTGACGCAGCCGACGCTGTTTTTGATCGTGTTTCTCATGTTTGTCGGCGCTTCCCCGGGTTCGACGGGCGGCGGAATCAAAACAACGACCTTTACGACGTTGCTCGGCGCGGTTTGGTCGCAAATTCGCGGGAAGGAAGACGTCATTTTGTTCCGAAAACGAATTGTCTATGATACGGTATACAAGTCGCTGACCGTGACCATGAGCGGGCTGTTTATCGTCATGTTTGTAACGATGGTGTTGACGATCACCGAAAGCGGAAAAGACTTTCTCATGATTTTATTCGAAGCGACGTCGGCGTTTGGGACCGTCGGACTGTCGATGGGACTGACTCCAGAGTTGTCTCCGCTTGGAAAGACGGTCATTATCTTGACGATGTTTGCCGGCCGCGTCGGTCCGCTGACGATCGCGTACGCGGTCACGCTGCGCCGTCAGCCTGATCCGTTCCGCTATCCGAAAGGGAAAATTATGATTGGATAGAGGCAAGACAGGAAAAAGAAAGAAAGTGTAAAGATAAGGACGGTTTATGCGAAAAAGCGGCTCAAAGGCAGAGAAAATTGTTGTTTTTTCCGCTTTTTCACTGTTTACGGAGAAAAGGAGGAGGAGTAATATATGGAAGCAGAAACAACTGAATATTTAGCGCTGAATCCGTCATGGAGCGGGGGACCCACTTGTTGCAACGCTCGTTGCTAGGGGTGAATCCGAAAGGACGGGCATCTCTCCAAGCCCGAACCCGACAGCTAACCTCGCAAGCGCTTTGGGGAGGGACGAGTATGGTTTTGAACCAAACGTAGCCGTTGAGCGCGTCCTCAGCGGTTTTTTCTTTTTGAATCAACTCGAATATGCTTTGGGAGGAACGGAAGCATGGCTTCGTTAAAACGTTTGTTGATTGGGAAACCGATGGAGACAAAACGGCTCAAACATGAAAAATTGCCGAAATGGAAAGCGTTGGCCGTTTTTTCTTCCGATGCCCTGTCATCGGTGGCCTACGCGACGGAAGAAATTTTGCTTGTGCTTGCTTTATTAGGGACAAGCGTCTTTTTCTATTCGCTGCCGATCGCGGTGGCGATTTTAGTATTGCTTTTGTTAGTGACCTTGTCGTATCGGCAAATCATTTACGCGTTTCCGTCCGGCGGCGGGGCGTATGTCGTCGCCCGCGACCATTTGGGGACGAAAATTAGTTTAGTGGCCGGGGCGGCGCTGATGATCGATTATATTTTAACTGTCGCCGTCAGCATCAGCTCCGGCGTCGCCGCGCTGACATCGGCGTTTCCGGGGCTGCTGCCGTGGAAAGTGGAGCTCGCTGTCGCTCTTGTCTTGCTTTTAATGGTGCTCAATTTACGCGGCATTACCGAATCCGCAACGGTTTTCGCCTACCCGACGTATGTGTTCATTGGCTTCGTTCTTGTGATGATCGCTGTCGGCGGGTGGCAGTTGTGGCAGGAAGGATGGCATGGGTTTACGATGCATGAGCATGCTTCCACAGCTCACATGTTTGCGTCCGGTTACAGTTTGTTTATTTTGCTGCGCGCCTTTTCATCGGGATGTTCGGCGATGACTGGGGTCGAAGCAATCAGCAACGGCGTGCCGGCGTTCCGGCCAGACAGTTCAAAAAACGCCGCCATTACGATGGGATGGATGTCCACATTGCTTGGCGTGATGTTTTTAGGCATCACCGTGTTGGCGGCGGGATTCGGCGTTACTCCGACCGAGCATCAAACGGTCATTTCGCAAATCGGACGCCATGTGTTTGGGAATGGTCTTTTGTTTTACTTGTTTCAGCTGGCGACGATGGTCATTTTAGTGCTCGCGGCGAATACGAGTTTTGCCGGGTTTCCGCAGTTGACGTCGATTATGGCGAAGGACGGTTTTTTGCCGAGAAGCTTGGCGGCCCGGGGCGATCGCCTTGTGTTTTCCAATAGCATTATATTGTTGAGCGTGCTGGCGATCGCATTGATCATCGCGTTTCATGCCAAAACCCATTCGCTCATCCCGCTTTATGCGGTTGGCGTCTTTCTTTCCTTTACGATCGGTCAGAGTGGGTTGATTAAAAAATTATGGAATCGGGAAGAAGGACGGAAATTCGGCGTGCTGCTCACCGTCGAAACGGGAGCGGTGGTCACCGGGATCGTCACGCTCGTCACGATGATCGCTAAATTTACGCAAGGGGCCTGGAGCGTCATCGTGGCGATTCCGCTGTTCGTCTGGATGTTCATCCGAATTCACGAGCATTACAAAAAAATTGGCGAGCAATTGCGGCTTGACGAACGGGAGTGGCAACAGCGCGAGAAACTGTTGAAACCAAAAGTCATTATTCCCATTTCCGGCGTCAGCAAAGTGGTCGCCCAATCCGTTCAGTACGCTCGCAGCATTTCCGACGACATTACGGCACTGTCGATTATTTTCGACGAAAAAGACGAACAAAAGCTGCGGCAAAAGTGGGAGAAGTTTTATCCGGACATTCCGTTGGAAGTCATCTATTCACCGTACCGAACCATTTTGTCGCCATTATTAGAATACATCACGAAAGCGGAAAAAGAAGCAGACCGCGCGCCGGTGACAGTGCTCTTGCCGCAATTTATTGTGAAAAAATGGTGGCATACATTTTTGCATAACCAAACCGCCATCATCTTGCGCTTTTTCTTGATCATGAAAAAAGATGTGGTCATTGCGACGCTGCCGTATCATTTGCGGGAATAATGTCGAGAAAAGGGGAAACATTTCCCCGGAAATCGATGCGTGTCGAATGGCAAGAAAGTCCCCTCTCTGTACGGAATTGCATATCGTACGGCAGGGGGGGGATTCCTATGTGGTTATGGGTGTCCATGATTTTGCTCGCTTTCAGCGTGAGCATGGACAGTTTGAGCGTAGGCATGACGTATGGAATGAGAGGTGTCCGTTTCTCCTTTGTTTCGTTGGTGCTGATCGCATTCATGTCCGGGGCGGTGGTGTTTGCGTCCATGAACATCGGCCGCCTGTTGGCGCTTTTTTTGCCGTTGCAAGTCGAGCGAGGGCTTGCTTCGGTCATTCTCATGGCGCTTGGCGGTTGGGCGATTTATAACGTCTATAAACCAAAGGGAGACGGGAGCGAGTTTTCGATGGAGCCTGATGAAGCAGGGGGGGCTAACCGTTTCAGCGGCACTGTTCAAGTATTGAAACGCCCCGAACTTGGCGATCTTGATCGTTCAGGCACGATCAGTCAAAAAGAAGCGTTATTAATCGGCATTGCTCTTTCGATGGATTCCTTTGGCGCCGGGATCAGTTCGTCGCTTTTGCATTTTCCGCCGCTTTCGTTTGCCTTGCTGGTTGGTATGTTCAATCTTGTGTTCATCAGACTCGGCTTATCGTTGGGGTATATGGTGTCAAAAACAAGAATCATGAAAAGGGCGACCATGCTGCCTGGGGTTGTATTGATCGTCTTGGGGTTGATCAAATTATTTCGGTGACACCATGTTGGCGGCTTGTTCGTAATTCAAGTGTGAATAAGATGAAAAAAAGGAGAGAGGTCCGATGTGGAAAAAGTTTTTATCGAGACTCGGCATCAGCGCTGCCAAAGTGGATCTCGTGCTGCATCGCTCGCATGTACGCCTTGGTGAAACGTTGGAAGGGGAATTTTTGCTGGAAGGTGGTTCAGTCGCCCAACACATTCGGAACTTAGATGTCGTATTGCAATTAGAAGTGCAAGCGGAAGGGAAGGCATATCGCAAAACCGCGGCGGTGATCCCGGTCGCGTCTTCGTTTACGATTCAGCCTAGCGAGCGGAAAGTGCTCCCGTTTTCGTACACACTGCCGCACCATTTGCCGATCAGCCGCCCCACGGTTCGTTATACGTTCGTCACCCGGCTCGATATTGCCGCTGGGGTGGATGCATATGACCAAGACGCCATTCACATTTTGCCGCCGACCGCCTTGGATCAAGTGTTTTCCGCATTGGCTGCCTTAGGATTCCGGGAGAAACCGGCATCTGGGAGCATTACACCGTACGGACAAGAATTTTCATTCTTCCCAACGGGTGAGTTTCAAGGGATCGTCCAGGAGGTTGAGTTTTTTGCCCTTGTCGAGGGAGAAGGGGTGCGTTTGTATATGGAGATCGACGTCCGCCACGGCTTTGGCGGGGAACGCGAAATGAAACGGGAACTGTTGATTACTCACGAACAGCTTCGCGATTCGGCGGCGGCAGCCCGTCTGCTTCGAGAAGCCATCGAAGAGGCGGTGCAGGCGGCTGGGGCGTTCGGCCAGCTGAGTGGGCATCCGTTGGCAACGCCACATTCGCCAATCTATAGCCATCCCGTAGGCCATTATTCACCCGTCCATCATTCGCACCATGGCGGACATGGATGGGCCGGAGCCATTGGCGGATTCGCGGCTGGCATGTTGGCGGGAATGGTAGCGGAGGAGTTGCTCGACGATGCAGTTGATGATGTGGCTGACGGTCTGGATGTCGATGACTGGTTTGACGGCGGCGATGGATTTGATGGCGGGGATTGGCTGTAAACAGGATGGAGGAAGGCGTTTCGCCTGAGGCGAGACGCCTTTTTTGCCGATACGGAAGGCCCGTACAATGGTGACCGTTTCCTTTTTATAGGCATATAACAGTAAATGGAAATGAACTGATAAAAAACGAGGGGGAAGCGTGATGAACCATATGCATGGGCAAATGCACGGCCATCGCCATTTGGCATGGCATGAAACGTTGGAGCTGCATGAATTGATCGCTTTTCAGGCCAACGCGTTAATGAAAATGAAAAAGGCTGTCGGCAAGATCGACTGTCCTGAGTTGAAAGGGCTTTATACGGAAACGATTCAAGGATTGGAAACGAACTTGCGCGAGCTGCTTGCCTTCATTCCGGCGGCACCGATGATGGAAGAAAGCCGCGACCATGATGATGGCGACCGGGCCTTGCACGCTGGCGATTTGCTTGGCTTTTCAAAAACGGCAGTGCGTAATTATGCTGCTGCCATTACCGAGGCGGCGACGCCGGTGTTGCGCAAAACGTTTGTCAAACATCTGCTCAAAGCCATTGACACGCACGAAAAAGCGTTCAACTATATGTATGAACGTGGTTACTATCCGGCGTACGACCTCGCCCAGCTTCTTTATCATGATGTCCGTAATGCGCAAAAGGCGTTGTCAATGGGATATGAACGATGATGGAAACGAGCCGCTCCCGCCAACGGAGCGGCTTCTTTCATTGCGGCAGGGAGGTGCAGACGATTGGATCACGAATACATAAAGCATAAAATAAAGCAAGGAAATAGTGAAAAGAATGAAGGAGGCGCCATCGATGCGTTGCTATATCGTTTTCGACATTGGCGGCACGTATGTGAAACATGCCGTCATGAACGAGCGCGGTGATTTTTTGGAAAAGGGGCGCTACCGTTCGGAGCGTCATGACTTTCAACGGTTTCGCGACGACTTGCTTCGCGTCGTCCGCCACGCGCAGGCGAGTTACGAACTTTCTGGCATCGCGATCAGTTCGGCAGGCAGCGTCGACAGCGACATCGGTGTCATTGGCGGAAGCAGCGCCTTGCCGTGCATTCACGGCCCTAACTTTAAAGACGTATTCGGCGGGGCGACGGGTCTGCCGGTGGAGCTGGAAAATGATGCGAACTGTGCGGCGCTTTGTACCACTACCTAGAACGGCGTGGGGAGATGGGGGCAGGCCCATTTCCGCCCGCTGACTGATGACTGACGCTCTTCCCGGCATCACACCCATCCAAAAACGTGCGGGTAGTAGAAACGAATGATTTGTAGTACAATAGAGCAGGCACGGCCGAAGCAGGGTGTTATTTCGCCCGCCCGGCCCATATGTATAAAAAGGACGACCCCGCGCAGAAAGGATGGAACGAATGAACTGGATCGAGCTGTTGAAGGCGGTTATTTTAGGGATGGTCGAGGGGCTGACCGAGTTTGCCCCTGTGTCTTCGACCGGGCATATGATCATTGTGGACGATCTTTGGTTGAAATCGACCGAGTTTTTAGGCAAGTACGCGGCGAATACGTTTAAAGTCGTTATCCAGCTCGGCTCGATTTTGGCCGCTGTTGTGGTGTTTAAAGACCGATTTCTCGATTTGCTTGGTTTCCGCGGCCGCCATCCGGGCGGACATCCGCGGCTGACGCTTCTTCACGTCATCGTCGGCCTGCTTCCAGCCGGGGTGCTCGGCGTCTTGTTTGAAGACTACATCGACGAACATTTGTTTTCTACGAAAACGGTGCTCATCGGCCTTGTGCTCGGCGCGCTGCTCATGATCGCCGCCGACAAATTCGCGAAAAGAGCTGCGCGGGCGCAGACGGTCGACGAAATTACGTACAAACAGGCGTTTCTCGTCGGATTGGTGCAATGCTTATCGTTATGGCCCGGTTTTTCCCGCTCCGGTTCGACGATTGCCGGCGGGGTGCTCGTCGGCATGAGCCATCGCGCCGCCGCCGATTTCACGTTCATTATGGCTGTTCCGATCATGGCTGGGGCGAGCGGGCTGTCGCTGTTGAAAAACTGGCAATACGTCACGGCTGCCGACATCCCGTTTTTCATCGCCGGTTTTTTGAGCGCCTTCGTCTTTGCCTTGCTGGCGATCCGTTTCCTCTTGCAGCTCATCAACCGCATCCGCCTCGTGCCGTTTGCGGTATATCGGATCGTGCTAGCCGTTGTTATTTCTTTGTTATACTTTTAGTCGCGCCGCTTGGCGGAGGTGTTCCGCCGGGCGGTTGTTTGTTATCTTCTACTTTTACTCTGTTGGCTGGCATGCATTCCGCTTAGGGGAACAAAAGATGATGGATTGTAGAAGACCAAGGATTTAAGGGGAAATGTTGTGCTTCAACAAGGTTTTTCAAATAGAAAAGTCTTGAAACATCATCATTTGCTTTTGGGCGAGCTCCCTAAACCGCATGAATTCGTTGTTTTTCGCCAGTCCGTCTTCTAAAAAATGTTAAGAAAAGTAAAAAAATAGTTGTTGCTTATCTATACTATGGATTATAATACGGATAAGCCGTTTAGTCGAGTTGCTTATTTCCATGCCTATGCAAAATAAGGCGATGCCGAAAAAACGGCCGTGGTTAGCCGCGTCAGGCATCGCCTGCTTTCACCGGCGGGCGGTGTCTTGAATGATGGAAAGCAATGTTTGCAGCGGATCGCTTCCGCCGGCTTTCTCCATGTTTTTCCGGTAGCG is a window from the Geobacillus stearothermophilus ATCC 12980 genome containing:
- a CDS encoding undecaprenyl-diphosphate phosphatase, with amino-acid sequence MNWIELLKAVILGMVEGLTEFAPVSSTGHMIIVDDLWLKSTEFLGKYAANTFKVVIQLGSILAAVVVFKDRFLDLLGFRGRHPGGHPRLTLLHVIVGLLPAGVLGVLFEDYIDEHLFSTKTVLIGLVLGALLMIAADKFAKRAARAQTVDEITYKQAFLVGLVQCLSLWPGFSRSGSTIAGGVLVGMSHRAAADFTFIMAVPIMAGASGLSLLKNWQYVTAADIPFFIAGFLSAFVFALLAIRFLLQLINRIRLVPFAVYRIVLAVVISLLYF
- a CDS encoding spore coat protein; amino-acid sequence: MHGQMHGHRHLAWHETLELHELIAFQANALMKMKKAVGKIDCPELKGLYTETIQGLETNLRELLAFIPAAPMMEESRDHDDGDRALHAGDLLGFSKTAVRNYAAAITEAATPVLRKTFVKHLLKAIDTHEKAFNYMYERGYYPAYDLAQLLYHDVRNAQKALSMGYER